From a single Piliocolobus tephrosceles isolate RC106 chromosome 21, ASM277652v3, whole genome shotgun sequence genomic region:
- the LOC111529926 gene encoding cytochrome c oxidase subunit 6B1 produces MLMDTEYFHRCQKAMTAKGGNVSVCEWYQRVYQSLCPTSWVTDWDEQRAEGTFPGKI; encoded by the exons ACTTCCACCGCTGTCAGAAGGCAATGACCGCTAAAGGAGGCAATGTCTCTGTGTGCGAATGGTACCAGCGTGTGTACCAGTCCCTCTGCCCCACATCCTGG GTCACAGACTGGGACGAGCAACGGGCTGAAGGCACGTTTCCCGGGAAGATCTGA